The following are encoded together in the Candidatus Omnitrophota bacterium genome:
- the clpB gene encoding ATP-dependent chaperone ClpB, with product MRLDKLTAKMQEALQEAISFATESGHQQIDPEHLEYILIKQEESIFADTLDKLGVSIAGLIKKLEEYLHNKPAVSGQGSQVYFSGRTNKLFAQAAKEAAGLKDEFISAEHVLLASLSDNESLILRELKNNGIDKEKVLASLAELRGSHRITDENPEEKFNALKKYGQDITELAARMKLDPVIGRDKEIRRLIQVLSRRTKNNPVLIGEAGVGKTAIVEGLAQRIISKDVPEGLKDKKIIALDMGSLVAGTKFRGEFENRLKAVLREIQNKNGQIILFIDELHTIVGAGAAEGAIDASNMLKPLLARGQLRCIGATTLDEYRKYIEKDRALERRFQQVYVNEPGIEDTIAILRGLKEKYEIHHGVRIKDSAIIAAAMLSHRYLTERHLPDKAIDLIDEAASRLRIEIDSMPAEIEFVQRRIVQLEVEKQALKKDKDQPAVERLKKIDAELENLNKELSTKKKQWEKEKSIILKIKTIKENIEELKNQAQAAEQSGDLGKVAEIKYGKLRELDIELNKYNQEFSRLESGLGMLRQEVNDEDIAEIVAEWTGLPLTKLMEADTQKLLKMEERLKSKVIGQDEAVSIISSCIRRSRSGLSDEARPMGSFIFLGPTGVGKTKLAKTLAWFLFDDENAILRIDMSEYMEKFSVSRLIGAPPGYVGYEEGGQLTEKVRRRPYSVILLDEIEKAHPEIFNVLLQILDDGRLTDGQGRTVNFKNTVIIMTSNIGQELIQQQASLGFKPNKLQKDSFADMKEKLLDQVKGYFRPEFINRIDDIIVFNPLSKESVEEIVDIELLPVKNKLSQLGIELKVSAKAKAFLSGKGFDSNFGARPLKRAIQKYVQDPLSMKILDGSLKSGSKVLVNADKEALVFDIG from the coding sequence ATGAGATTGGATAAACTTACAGCGAAAATGCAGGAAGCTTTACAAGAAGCAATAAGTTTTGCTACTGAATCAGGCCATCAACAAATAGACCCTGAACATCTGGAGTATATCCTTATTAAACAGGAAGAATCTATCTTTGCTGACACCCTTGATAAACTCGGTGTTTCTATTGCAGGCCTCATAAAAAAGCTGGAGGAATATTTGCATAATAAACCTGCCGTAAGCGGCCAGGGCTCGCAGGTTTACTTTTCAGGGCGCACAAATAAACTGTTTGCTCAGGCGGCAAAAGAGGCGGCCGGGCTTAAGGATGAATTCATTTCAGCCGAGCATGTGCTTCTGGCTTCGCTATCAGATAATGAATCATTGATTTTAAGGGAACTGAAGAATAACGGGATTGATAAAGAAAAGGTTTTAGCATCGCTTGCAGAGTTACGCGGCAGCCACAGGATAACTGACGAGAACCCGGAAGAGAAATTCAACGCTTTAAAAAAATACGGCCAGGACATTACTGAATTAGCCGCGCGTATGAAACTTGATCCGGTTATCGGCAGGGATAAAGAAATCAGGCGCTTAATCCAGGTGTTATCGCGGCGGACCAAGAATAACCCCGTATTGATAGGCGAAGCAGGTGTCGGTAAGACTGCGATAGTTGAAGGGCTTGCCCAAAGGATAATTTCTAAAGATGTGCCTGAGGGCTTAAAAGATAAAAAGATAATAGCGTTGGACATGGGTAGCTTGGTCGCCGGGACGAAATTCAGAGGGGAATTTGAGAACAGGCTTAAAGCCGTATTGCGTGAGATACAAAATAAAAACGGGCAGATAATTTTATTCATCGATGAACTTCACACTATAGTCGGAGCCGGAGCCGCAGAGGGCGCTATTGATGCCTCTAATATGCTTAAGCCTTTGCTTGCACGCGGGCAATTGCGCTGTATCGGAGCTACTACTTTGGATGAATATAGGAAATATATAGAGAAAGACAGGGCTTTAGAGCGAAGGTTCCAGCAGGTTTATGTTAATGAACCCGGTATTGAGGATACCATCGCTATTTTACGCGGCCTGAAAGAAAAATATGAGATACACCATGGCGTGCGTATCAAAGATTCTGCGATTATCGCCGCTGCGATGCTATCGCACCGCTACCTTACGGAAAGGCATCTTCCTGATAAAGCGATAGATTTGATCGATGAGGCGGCTTCACGTTTACGCATTGAGATAGACAGCATGCCTGCCGAGATTGAATTTGTGCAAAGAAGGATCGTCCAGCTTGAGGTAGAGAAGCAGGCATTAAAAAAAGATAAAGACCAGCCTGCCGTAGAAAGGCTTAAGAAGATAGATGCGGAGCTTGAAAATCTGAATAAGGAATTGTCAACGAAGAAGAAGCAATGGGAGAAAGAAAAAAGCATAATATTAAAAATCAAAACTATCAAGGAGAATATCGAAGAATTGAAAAACCAGGCGCAGGCAGCTGAACAGTCGGGAGACCTGGGTAAGGTTGCGGAGATCAAATACGGAAAATTAAGAGAATTAGATATTGAGCTTAATAAATATAACCAAGAGTTTTCCAGGCTTGAGAGTGGTTTAGGGATGCTGCGCCAGGAAGTCAATGATGAAGATATCGCTGAGATTGTCGCGGAGTGGACAGGCCTGCCTTTAACTAAGCTTATGGAAGCCGATACCCAGAAGCTTCTTAAGATGGAAGAGCGCTTAAAGAGCAAGGTAATCGGCCAGGATGAAGCTGTCAGCATAATTTCAAGCTGTATACGGCGCTCCAGGTCCGGACTCTCCGATGAGGCAAGACCGATGGGTTCGTTTATATTCTTGGGCCCGACAGGAGTAGGCAAGACCAAATTAGCCAAAACACTTGCATGGTTTTTATTTGATGACGAAAATGCTATTTTGAGAATAGACATGTCTGAATACATGGAGAAGTTCAGTGTTTCCAGGTTGATCGGCGCCCCTCCAGGGTATGTAGGCTATGAGGAAGGCGGGCAGCTTACCGAGAAAGTAAGAAGAAGGCCGTATTCAGTCATATTGCTTGATGAGATAGAAAAAGCGCATCCGGAAATATTCAATGTGTTATTGCAGATACTTGATGACGGCAGGCTTACTGACGGCCAGGGCAGGACGGTTAATTTTAAGAACACAGTGATAATCATGACTTCTAATATAGGCCAGGAGCTGATACAGCAGCAGGCAAGCCTTGGATTTAAGCCTAACAAGCTACAGAAGGATAGCTTCGCCGATATGAAAGAAAAGCTCCTTGATCAGGTAAAAGGGTATTTCCGCCCGGAATTCATAAACAGGATTGACGATATAATAGTCTTTAATCCTTTATCTAAAGAATCTGTTGAAGAGATCGTTGATATTGAATTGCTGCCCGTTAAGAATAAGCTCAGCCAGCTTGGCATTGAATTAAAGGTATCGGCAAAGGCAAAAGCCTTTCTTTCGGGAAAAGGTTTTGACAGTAATTTCGGAGCCAGGCCCCTTAAAAGGGCGATTCAGAAATACGTACAGGATCCGCTTTCAATGAAGATACTGGATGGTTCTTTGAAATCCGGCAGCAAAGTGTTGGTAAATGCCGACAAGGAAGCCCTTGTTTTTGATATAGGCTAA
- a CDS encoding MerR family transcriptional regulator has product MPMFDIYISPDEPVYVISVVSRLVDIPIWTLRQLDKSGVLKPKRIGKKSRLYSLKDIKKLEYIHYLMQEKHVNIHGIKLILEVEGK; this is encoded by the coding sequence ATGCCGATGTTTGATATTTACATTAGCCCTGACGAGCCGGTCTATGTCATTAGCGTGGTAAGCAGGCTGGTAGATATACCTATCTGGACTTTACGGCAACTGGATAAAAGCGGAGTGCTTAAACCTAAGCGTATAGGTAAAAAAAGCAGGCTATATTCTTTGAAAGACATAAAAAAGCTGGAATACATACATTATCTGATGCAAGAAAAGCATGTTAATATTCATGGTATAAAGTTAATCCTTGAGGTTGAAGGCAAATAA
- the hflX gene encoding GTPase HflX — MERALLVTIRFKSQRNTWSIDEIACELEDLVASCGVEIVDNISCVCDKPTPNLLIGKGKTEEIALICQEEKIDVVIFSHDLSGIQQRNLEDIIGKKTIDRTQLILDIFAKHARSPEGKMQVELAQSEYLLPRLIGKGLVLSRLGGGVGTSGPGEQKLEIDRRRIRERIIRLKHELKHLEMHRQTIRKKRKDNSIPQIALVGYTNAGKSTLLNTITKSSQIVSNSLFTTLDPLTKSFTLPNNEKIVISDTVGFLSELPHHLIEAFKATLEEVVYADILIHVLDISQSMAEKRAEAVFKVLDELGAKDKPMITALNKIDLVEDNEYLEKMKKTFANSVCISAKNGKNFDVLFEKITSMFVNHNISKEFKLPLTRMDLVNLLYRQARIEEIKYLQDSIKIKASLPKNVYQNLLNIKEIKWLE, encoded by the coding sequence ATGGAAAGAGCATTACTTGTAACTATAAGATTTAAATCTCAGAGAAATACCTGGTCTATTGACGAGATTGCCTGTGAACTTGAAGACCTGGTTGCTTCCTGCGGGGTAGAGATCGTGGATAATATAAGCTGTGTGTGCGATAAGCCCACGCCGAATTTATTGATAGGAAAAGGAAAGACTGAAGAGATCGCCCTGATATGCCAGGAAGAGAAAATCGATGTCGTTATCTTCAGCCATGATTTATCCGGGATACAGCAGCGTAACCTCGAAGATATAATAGGCAAGAAGACAATAGACAGGACTCAGCTTATTCTTGATATATTCGCAAAGCACGCCAGGAGCCCCGAAGGAAAGATGCAGGTGGAGTTAGCCCAAAGCGAATATCTTTTGCCACGGCTTATCGGCAAAGGGCTTGTATTATCCAGGCTCGGAGGCGGGGTGGGGACCAGCGGGCCGGGAGAGCAGAAGCTTGAAATTGACCGCAGGCGTATTAGAGAAAGAATTATACGCCTTAAGCATGAACTTAAGCACCTGGAAATGCACCGCCAGACAATAAGAAAAAAAAGGAAAGACAATTCTATACCTCAAATAGCTCTTGTAGGCTACACGAATGCCGGCAAGTCCACTCTTCTTAATACCATAACTAAATCTTCGCAAATAGTGAGCAATAGCCTGTTTACTACCCTTGACCCATTAACAAAATCCTTTACCTTGCCGAATAATGAGAAAATTGTTATTTCGGATACTGTAGGTTTTTTAAGCGAATTACCGCATCATTTAATTGAAGCATTTAAAGCCACGCTTGAAGAGGTTGTATATGCGGACATATTGATCCATGTCTTGGATATAAGCCAGTCTATGGCAGAGAAGAGAGCCGAGGCTGTGTTTAAAGTCCTGGATGAATTGGGCGCTAAAGATAAACCGATGATTACTGCGCTTAATAAGATAGACCTGGTAGAGGACAATGAATACCTGGAGAAGATGAAGAAAACATTTGCCAACAGTGTTTGTATCTCGGCAAAGAACGGGAAGAATTTTGATGTTTTGTTTGAAAAAATAACTTCAATGTTCGTTAACCATAACATATCAAAAGAATTCAAGCTTCCTCTAACGCGCATGGATCTGGTAAACCTTCTGTATCGCCAAGCCAGGATAGAAGAGATTAAATACCTGCAAGACAGCATAAAAATCAAAGCCAGCCTTCCTAAAAATGTATATCAAAACCTGCTAAATATAAAAGAAATAAAGTGGTTAGAGTAG
- the miaA gene encoding tRNA (adenosine(37)-N6)-dimethylallyltransferase MiaA, whose protein sequence is MAVRKSMISVSKDYNTSAKSRTGKEKIIFLAGPTASGKTDISIALAKKINAEIISCDSMQVYKGMDILTAKPTAFQLKSIRHHLFGTVPAARDYSVSKFRSEAVKIIERILKKGKVPLFVGGTGLYISALIDGLFQQGRPDMKVRNKLYAEALKTGSPALHERLRLIDPAAAAKIHPNDTRRIVRAIEVYISTGKPISELQKLRSGLYSDYDVRIFCINMDRKFLYNRINKRVDRMFRLGLINEVQKLLRNKLSKTARYAIGINELKKYFDSDISIEEAKECMKHNSRLYAKRQLTWFRKDKRIKWVTLKPGERASSVAERINKLLGAAK, encoded by the coding sequence ATGGCCGTCCGTAAAAGCATGATTTCGGTATCAAAGGACTATAATACAAGCGCAAAAAGCCGTACCGGGAAGGAAAAGATCATTTTTCTTGCCGGCCCTACTGCGTCCGGAAAAACCGATATTTCAATTGCGCTGGCTAAAAAGATAAACGCAGAGATAATCTCTTGTGATTCGATGCAGGTTTATAAAGGGATGGATATTTTGACAGCAAAACCTACGGCGTTCCAACTTAAAAGTATCAGGCATCATCTGTTCGGCACGGTGCCGGCGGCCAGGGATTATAGCGTATCAAAATTTAGAAGCGAAGCAGTAAAAATAATAGAGCGCATATTGAAAAAAGGCAAGGTTCCGCTGTTTGTAGGCGGAACCGGGCTCTATATTTCGGCATTAATAGACGGGCTCTTTCAGCAGGGCAGGCCAGATATGAAAGTCAGAAATAAACTTTATGCGGAGGCTTTAAAAACAGGGAGCCCGGCGTTGCATGAAAGGCTTAGGCTTATTGATCCTGCGGCTGCAGCTAAGATCCACCCTAATGATACCAGACGCATTGTAAGAGCTATTGAAGTGTATATTTCTACAGGAAAGCCTATATCAGAATTACAAAAGCTGCGCAGCGGGCTTTACAGCGATTATGACGTAAGGATTTTTTGTATCAATATGGACAGAAAATTTCTTTACAACCGGATAAACAAAAGAGTTGATAGAATGTTCAGGCTTGGGCTTATAAACGAGGTGCAAAAGTTGCTAAGAAACAAATTAAGCAAAACTGCCAGATATGCAATAGGGATAAATGAATTAAAGAAATATTTCGATTCCGATATTTCCATTGAAGAGGCAAAAGAATGTATGAAACATAACAGCCGGCTTTATGCCAAAAGGCAGTTAACCTGGTTTAGGAAGGATAAAAGGATAAAGTGGGTAACGCTAAAGCCGGGGGAGAGGGCTTCGTCTGTTGCTGAAAGAATAAATAAGCTTTTGGGGGCGGCAAAATGA
- a CDS encoding SPOR domain-containing protein encodes MRITIILFLVLAFVSTGVYGLNLDNIKIKYLQGDYKAAIKEGEKLVSSSDHSSYGIDELYYLLGLSYLQDGNYLRASDIFEIIINELKPAKYKDKAKLGLGDVYLLRGDYNKADLIYKELLGNEELRARIYYRLSETGFKLGNAAQGKEYSEKLKTEFPLSLEEKNDRDFCLIDKKDVTYYSVQVGAFSSQDNAKNLVQELLKKGYSAYIEEATLDSSSSYRVRVGKLSEKQDAESLGKQLSAEGYPTKICP; translated from the coding sequence ATGCGTATAACTATAATTTTATTCCTGGTTTTAGCCTTTGTTTCAACTGGCGTTTACGGCCTTAACCTTGATAATATAAAGATCAAATACCTCCAGGGGGATTATAAGGCAGCGATAAAAGAAGGAGAAAAATTGGTATCTTCCTCAGACCATTCTTCTTACGGTATTGATGAGCTTTATTATCTGCTTGGTTTAAGCTATTTGCAAGACGGAAACTATTTAAGAGCCTCGGATATATTTGAAATAATTATAAATGAATTAAAACCTGCAAAGTATAAAGACAAAGCGAAGCTCGGGCTTGGGGATGTTTATCTTTTAAGAGGAGATTACAATAAGGCAGATTTGATTTATAAAGAGCTATTGGGTAATGAGGAGCTACGCGCGCGTATTTATTACCGTTTAAGCGAAACCGGGTTTAAGCTTGGCAATGCCGCTCAAGGCAAGGAATATTCGGAAAAATTAAAAACGGAATTTCCATTAAGCCTGGAAGAAAAGAATGACAGGGATTTTTGCCTGATTGATAAAAAAGATGTTACTTATTATTCGGTGCAGGTGGGCGCATTTTCCAGCCAGGATAATGCCAAAAACCTGGTGCAGGAATTGCTTAAAAAAGGGTACTCTGCATACATAGAAGAAGCGACCCTTGATTCTTCCTCTTCTTATCGTGTAAGAGTGGGCAAGCTTTCAGAAAAACAGGATGCGGAAAGCCTGGGAAAGCAACTGTCCGCTGAAGGTTATCCTACCAAAATCTGCCCCTGA
- the miaB gene encoding tRNA (N6-isopentenyl adenosine(37)-C2)-methylthiotransferase MiaB: MVENERKDDKSGNSGGKSEKKLRVLLRTFGCQMNARDSEVIAGLLRSMNYELSTDPKAADVIILNTCAVRQHAEDRVWSQIGAYKNESQSHKVTKSPIIGLVGCMAQNYKDKVFEIAPNVDFVVGPTDIHKIPGIIEILVHGSQFMVNGKSMFEKKIWETDSLVRPDEIYHTGFYADKNHAFVVISEGCENYCSYCVVPYVRGNLRSRKPEDIIKEIEQAIDKGITSITLLGQNVNAYKFIVHGSEFIDFVKLLEMVNRVKGLKEFSFLTSHPRDTTNELFKAVAGFDKLKKSLHLPVQSGSDKILNLMNRGYTRKFYLDLVSNYRKIVKNGVLTTDVIVGFPSESEEDFMDTYNLVKEVEFNSAYIFKYSPRPHTEALKFADNIDAQEKNMRHKKVLDLQRKISKSTKG, translated from the coding sequence ATGGTTGAAAATGAGCGAAAAGACGACAAATCAGGCAATTCCGGGGGCAAAAGCGAGAAGAAGTTACGAGTGCTTTTGCGCACCTTCGGATGTCAAATGAATGCGCGGGATTCGGAGGTTATCGCTGGTTTGTTACGATCTATGAACTATGAACTATCAACTGATCCTAAGGCTGCTGATGTAATAATCCTGAATACCTGCGCGGTTAGGCAGCATGCGGAGGATAGGGTCTGGAGCCAGATAGGTGCCTACAAAAATGAGTCACAAAGTCACAAAGTCACAAAGTCACCAATAATTGGCCTTGTGGGGTGTATGGCGCAGAATTATAAAGATAAGGTTTTTGAGATAGCGCCTAATGTGGATTTTGTTGTTGGCCCAACGGATATACATAAGATACCGGGGATAATAGAGATACTTGTTCATGGTTCACAGTTCATGGTTAATGGTAAAAGCATGTTTGAGAAGAAAATTTGGGAAACGGATAGTCTGGTGAGGCCCGATGAGATTTATCATACCGGATTTTATGCGGATAAGAATCATGCTTTTGTGGTAATTTCAGAAGGCTGCGAAAATTATTGTTCTTATTGTGTTGTCCCTTATGTCAGGGGAAATTTGCGTTCGCGAAAGCCAGAGGATATAATCAAGGAAATTGAGCAGGCAATTGATAAAGGAATAACGAGTATTACACTATTGGGGCAGAACGTAAACGCCTATAAGTTCATAGTTCATGGTTCAGAGTTCATAGATTTTGTTAAATTATTGGAAATGGTTAATAGGGTTAAAGGGCTAAAGGAATTTAGTTTCCTTACTTCGCATCCTAGGGATACAACAAATGAACTTTTTAAGGCAGTGGCAGGCTTTGACAAGCTCAAGAAATCACTGCACTTGCCGGTGCAGTCAGGTTCTGATAAGATACTTAATTTGATGAATAGGGGTTATACCAGAAAATTCTATTTGGATTTAGTGTCTAATTATCGTAAAATAGTTAAAAATGGGGTATTAACTACTGATGTTATCGTAGGCTTTCCCAGTGAATCCGAAGAAGATTTTATGGATACCTACAATTTAGTCAAAGAAGTTGAATTTAACTCAGCCTACATATTCAAATATTCTCCGCGGCCTCATACCGAAGCCTTAAAATTTGCCGATAACATCGATGCGCAGGAAAAGAATATGAGGCATAAGAAGGTCCTGGATTTACAAAGGAAAATCTCCAAAAGCACGAAGGGTTAA
- a CDS encoding MerR family transcriptional regulator: protein MPNMKTYTMTETAKMLGVHRQTMINWIRKGWVKPKRDYKDWPVFTDECIAKIKEWRETLKEG from the coding sequence ATGCCAAATATGAAAACTTACACCATGACAGAGACTGCAAAGATGTTGGGTGTGCACCGCCAGACCATGATCAATTGGATCCGCAAAGGCTGGGTCAAACCCAAACGCGATTATAAAGACTGGCCGGTGTTTACGGATGAGTGTATCGCCAAGATTAAAGAGTGGCGGGAGACGTTAAAAGAAGGGTGA